In the genome of Cydia strobilella chromosome Z, ilCydStro3.1, whole genome shotgun sequence, one region contains:
- the LOC134755235 gene encoding innexin inx1 produces the protein MFKLLGNLSVYFKYQDIRTDNALFRLHNTFTTVLLLTFSIIITASQFVGQPIQCIVSGIPAHVVNTFCWITSTFAMPDAFAREVGKEVAHPGIRNPYDGTTEKKYYTYYQWVCFVLFFQAIMCYTPKFLWDFFEGGLMRTIVMGLNVGVCKTKEKEKKKELLIGYLLRYQTEHKMYALRYFGCELLCLINVLVQLWLMDSFLGGEFFNYGTKVLGYSDVPQELRFDPMIYIFPRVTKCTFHKYGASGSIQTHDSLCVLPLNMVNEKTYVFLWFWYVALAALLFMLLVYRLMILFVPSIRPRLLHARSRSIAMETAASVSRRCDVGDWWLLYMLARNMDPIIYREFIAEFSKRLDEKPSSRA, from the exons ATGTTCAAGCTATTAGGGAACCTTAGTGTATACTTCAAGTACCAGGACATCAGAACCGACAATGCCTTGTTCCGACTTCACAACACGTTCACGACAGTGCTGCTACTCACGTTCTCGATAATAATAACGGCCAGCCAGTTTGTGGGGCAGCCCATACAATGTATAGTGAGCGGGATACCTGCGCATGTGGTCAACACGTTTTGCTGGATAACTTCGACGTTCGCGATGCCCGATGCCTTCGCTAGAGAG GTCGGCAAAGAAGTGGCACACCCAGGCATAAGGAACCCGTACGATGGCACGACAGAGAAAAAATACTACACTTACTACCAGTGGGTGTGCTTCGTGCTCTTCTTTCAG GCTATAATGTGCTACACACCCAAGTTCCTGTGGGACTTCTTCGAAGGCGGGCTCATGAGGACTATCGTCATGGGGCTGAATGTTGGAGTCTGCAAAACCAAGGAGAAGGAGAAGAAAAAGGAACTCCTCATCGGGTATCTGCTGAGATATCAGACG GAGCACAAGATGTACGCACTCCGCTACTTCGGCTGCGAGCTGCTCTGCCTTATCAACGTCCTGGTGCAGCTGTGGCTGATGGACAGCTTCCTGGGCGGCGAGTTCTTTAACTACGGCACCAAGGTGCTGGGCTACAGCGACGTGCCGCAAGAGTTGAG ATTCGATCCAATGATCTACATATTCCCGCGGGTCACAAAATGCACCTTCCACAAATACGGTGCGTCAGGCAGCATACAAACACACGACAGCCTGTGTGTGCTGCCGCTGAACATGGTGAACGAGAAGACTTACGTGTTCCTGTGGTTCTGGTACGTCGCGCTCGCGGCGCTGCTGTTCATGCTGCTAGTGTACAG ACTGATGATACTGTTCGTGCCATCCATCCGGCCGCGGCTCTTGCACGCTCGCTCGCGTTCGATAGCAATGGAAACCGCGGCCTCGGTCAGCAGACGCTGCGACGTCGGCGATTGGTGGCTGTTATACATGCTGGCGAGGAACATGGACCCGATCATATACAG GGAATTCATAGCGGAGTTCTCAAAACGACTCGATGAGAAGCCCTCCTCGCGTGCGTGA